In the Cumulibacter manganitolerans genome, GCGCGGCCAAGATCGCCAAGGACCGCGGCATCGGCGGCCCGATCCTGTCCGCGTCGTCCTACTTCATGAAGTCGCCGCCGGAGCAGTACGACGACTCGACCGCGCGGGACGCCGTCGAGAAGTTCATCTCCGGCGAGAACGAGCGGTAGCCACCGCAGCAGACTTCGAGCAGCCCATCGCGCACCGGCGCGGTGGGCTGCTTCGCGTTCCGGGCGCTACCGGCCCGCGGCCACCCGGGCCGGGAAGCCGGCGCGGAGCTGGGCGAAGGACGCGTCCAGCCGCGCGATCAGGTCACCGCGCAGGCACGCGTCGACGTGCATCCGGAACGCGCTGCGCATCGCGGCCAGCGCGGCGTACGCCGTGACCACGACCGCGACGTCGCTCGAGCCCTCGCGCGCGACGGCCGCGTCGACGATCGCCCGTTCGAGGCGCGCCGTGGCCCCGGACATCGCATTGCCCAGCGACGGGGCGACCTCCGCGGCCATGCGGCGCAGCTTCCACGACTCGACGTCGTCGACGATCACCTGCAGCAGGTCCCGGATGACCACCTCGAGGACGCTGAGCAGGTCCTCCTCGGCCGGGCGCGCGGCGATCGCCGCGGCCAGCGATCCCGACGAGTCGCCGGTGAGACCGACGAACGCCTCGTCCTTGCTCTGGAAGTAGTTGAAGAAGGTGCGCGAGGAGACGCCCGCGCGGGCGGCGATGTCGTCGATCGTGACGCGTTCGGGGGTGTGCGCGATCGCCAGCTCGAGCGCGGCGCGGTGGATGGCGGTGCGCGTCTGCCGCTTCTTGCGCGCGCGCAGCGACCCTTCCTCGGTGTGGTCCATCAGACGTCGCTCTCGTTCGTTCAGGCACTGCATTTTTGCAGTCAATGCAATATTGTAGACGCAGCGCGCCGCGGCGCCGTGCCGAACCCGTCACAGGCCCGCGGCCCACCGAACCGGAATTCTCGGAGGCCACCCATGTCCGCTCGCCCGGCGTCGCCCGGCGCCCCCGCGCCGTACAAGATGTCGCCCGAGCACCGCCGGGTGTTCGGCGGCCTGATGCTGGGCATGTTCGTCGCCTCGGTGAGCCAGACGATCGTCGGCCCGGCGATGCCGCGGATCGTCGCGGAGCTGGGCGGCATGGAGCACTACAGCTGGGTGGCGACCGCGGCGATGCTGGTCTCGGCGGTCACCGTGCCGATCGTCGGGAAGCTGTCGGACCTCTACGGACGGCGCGGCTTCTACCTCGGCGGCATCGCGGTGTTCGTCATCGGCACGCTGGTGTGCGGGTTCGCGCAGAGCTTCTGGATGCTGATCGCGGGACGCGCCATCCAGGGCATGGGCATGGGCACCCTGATGCCGCTGTCCCAGACGATCATCGGCGACATCATCCCGGCCCGGCAGCGCGGCAAGTACCAGGGCCTGATGGGTGCGGTCTTCGGGGTCACCTCGGTCGCCGGTCCGCTGGCCGGCGGGGTCATCACCGACCACCTCGGCTGGCGCTACCTGTTCTTCACCGCGGTGCCGATCGGCCTGGTCGCCCTGTACATCCTGTGGCGCTTCCTGCACCTGGAGCACCAGCGTCGCGAGGCGAAGATCGACGTCGCGGGGATCGTGGCGCTGACCGTCGGGCTCACCACGCTGCTGGCGGCGCTCTCGCTCGGCGGGACGACGTACGCCTGGTCCTCGGCGCAGATCGTCGCGCTCGTCCTCGTCGGCGTCGTCGCCATCGTCGCCTTCGTGCTGATCGAGCGGCGCGCGGTCGAGCCGGTGCTGCCCCTGCGGCTGTTCCGCAGCGGCATCTTCACGTGGTCGGTCGTGGCGGCGTTCGCCGTCTCGGTCGCGATGTTCGGCGCGATCATGTACATCCCGGTGTTCGCCCAGGGCGTCCTCGGGGTCAACGCGACCAACTCGGGCCTGATCCTGATGCCGCTGATGGTCGGCTTCATCTCGCTGGGCATCGTCACCGGCATGCTGATCACCCGCACCGGACGCTACAAGCCGTTCATGGTCGTGGGCGTCGTCATCATGGGCGTCGGCTACTGGCTGCTCACCCGCCTCGGATACGGATCGTCGACCGGCGCGCTGACCGGCACCATGGTCGTGGTCGGCGTCGGTCTCGGCATGTGCATGCAGCAGTACACCCTCGTCGTGCAGAACAACGCCGACCGCGCAGACATGGGAGTGGCCACCGCGGCCACCCAGTTCTTCCGCAACGTGGGCTCGACCGTCGGCATCGCCATCTTCGGCACCGCGATGACCACCGGGCTCGGCGACGCGATCGTGAAGTACATCCCGGACGAGATCGCCGCGAAGCTGCCGCCCGGCGGCGGGATCGACGCGGGCGCCGTCCTCGACCCGGCGAAGCTGCAGGAGCTGCCGGCCGTCGTCGCCGAAGCGGTGCGGCAGGGCCTCGGCGACCGGCTGCACATCGTGTTCCTGCTGGGCCTGCCGACGCTCGCGATCGCCCTGGCGGCCACCCTGCTGATCAAGGTGACCCCGCTGCGGGACACCCTCGCGCCGAAGAACGCCGAGGACTCCGGGCACGAGCTGCTCGACGCGATGTCCTCCTCGGCCGCGGGGGTGGACGACGACCTGTCCGGCGACGCGGACCGCCGCGACGACGAGAACCGGCTCGCGCGCCGCGCCTGAGACGCCGCTCAGGCATCCTGCGGTGCGCGGCGCTAGTCTCGCCGGATGAGCACCCCCGCACCCCGCTGGTCGGCATGGCGGGTCGTCATCTGGTTCGGCATCGTGTCGCTGGCCGCCGACATGGTCTACGAGGGCGCCCGCTCGATGTACGGACCGCTGCTCGGCGCGCTCGGCGCCAGCGCGACCGTGGTGGGGCTGGTCACCGGCGCCGGCGAGGCGATGGCGCTGGTGCTGCGTCTGGTCTTCGGACCGCTGGCCGACCGGACGGGCGCGTACTGGTCGCTGACCATTCTCGGCTACGGGCTGACCGCGGTCTGCGTCCCGCTGCTGGCCGTCGCCCCCCGGCTGGGCGCGGCGGGGCTGGTCGTGGCCGCGGTCCTGATCCTCGCCGAGCGCGCCGGCAAGGCCGTGCGCAGCCCCAGCAAGTCCGCGCTCCTCGCCCACGCCGCCGGCGCGGTGGGCCGCGGCAAGGGCTTCGGGATCCACAAGGCGCTGGATCAAACCGGCGCGTTCGCCGGCCCGCTGCTGGTCGCAGCGGTGATCGCCGGCGCCGGCACCATCTGGCCGGGCCTGGCGGTGCTGGCCATACCCGGCGCGGTGGCGATGGTGGTGCTGCTCGTCGTCCGCCGGGCGGTGCCGGACCCCAGCGTGTACGACCCGGAGCCGGTCGCCGCGCCGCCGTCCGCCGCGGCCGCGGGCGGGCTACGCGGCTGGGTCGGCAGCGCGGTCGGCGCCGGCCTTCCTCGTGAGTTCTTCCGATTCGCCGTCGCCGCCAGCATCTGCACCGGCGGCCTCGTCACCTTCGGCATCATCGGCTACCACCTCACGCGGTCCGGGCTGCTCGGCGTCGCCGGCGTGCCGGTCGTCTACGCCGGCGCGATGCTGGTCGAGGCGTTCGCCGCGCTCGCCGTCGGCATGGTCTACGACCGGCTCGGCGGCGGCGTGCTCGTCATCGTCCCCGTGCTGGTGGCCGCGGTGCCGCTGCTCGCGCTGTCGCGCCTCGCCTGGCTGGCCCTGTGCGGCGTCGCGGCCTGGGCCCTGGCGACCGCGGTCCTGGACTCGACCGTCAAGGCGCTCGTGGCCGAGCTCGTCGACGCACCGCGCCGGGCCACGGCGTACGGCGTGTTCGCCGGCATCCAGGGCGCGTTCGCCGTGCTCGGCGGCCTGCTCGCCGGCTGGCTCTACGACCGGTCGATCACGGCGCTCGTCGTCACGGTGGCCGCCACGCAGCTCGTCGCGCTCACGCTGCTGCTGCGCACGGCCCGCATCGGCAGCCGGGAGAAGATCCCCGCGAGCCAATGAATAAGATCAAGGAATGGCCGACGATTCTGTAGAACATCTGAGCTTGCGCGGTGACGCGGCGGCGACCGAGCAGCAGTGGCAGGACGCCGTCGCGGCCGTGCTGCGCAAGAGCGGCCGGCTCGGCGCCGACGACGACGCGGCTCTCGCGCCCGGCAAGCTGACCAAGAGGACGACGGACGGCATCGCGATCGCGCCGCTGGCCGGCACCGACGTGGCGGCCGCGCTCGCCGGCACCCCGACCGGCTCCGACGCGGTCCGCGGCCGGCCGCAGCCGGCCCGCGAGGTCGGCGACGTGCCGACGTGGGATCTGCGCGCGTTCGTCGTCGACGCCAACGACTCGGTGACCGCCGAGCTCGAGGGCGGCGCGTCGTCGGTCTGGATCTGCACCCGCCCCGGCGCGGTCGCCGACCTGCGCAAGGCCCTCGAGGGCGTGCTGCTGGACGTCGCACCGATCGTGCTGGACTCCGCAGACCCGCTCGCCGACGGCGGCACGCTCGTCGAGCTCGCGACCACCGGCCTGCACCCCGCGACGAACCTCGGCGTCGACCCCGCGGGCGAGCGGCTGCTGACCGGCACCGCCGCGCCGGCCGACCTGGCCGCCGTCGCCGCCTTCGCCCGCGACAACGGCATTCGCGGCTTCGTCGTCGACGCGGCCATCGTGCACGACGCGGGCGCCGGTGAGGTGCTCGAGCTGGCGTACGCCGCCGCGGCGGGGCTGGACCTGCTGCGCGCGCTGGACGCCGCCGGCGTCCCCGCCGCCGAGGCGATGCCGCTCATCGAGTTCCGCTACAGCGCGACCGACCAGCAGTTCACCACCATCGCGAAGCTCCGCGCCGCGCGCGCGGTGTGGGCCCGGATCTGCCAGGTGCTCGGCGTGGCCGACGACGTCCAGCGGCAGCACGCGGTGACCTCGGGCCGGATGATGACCCAGTTCGACCCGTTCACCAACCTGCTGCGCACCACCATCGCGACGTTCGCCGCGGCCGTCGGCGGCGCCGACGCGATCACCGTGCAGCCGTACGACTCGGCCCTCGGCAGCAGTGACGAGTTCGGTCGCCGGATGGCCCGCAACATCTCCAACCTGCTGGTGCACGAGTCGCACGTCGGCCAGGTCACCGATCCCGCAGGCGGGGCCGGCAGCATGGAGAAGCTCACCGACGACCTCGCGCGCACCGCGTGGGCAAAGCTGAACGAGATCGAGCAGACCGGCTTCTCCTCGTACGTCGAGAGCGGGCTGGCCGGTGACCTCGAGGCGGCCATCGACCGGCGCACCCGGGCGATCGCGACCCGCAAGCAGCCGATCACCGGCGTCAGCGAGTTCCCGCAGTACGCCGAGCAGCCGCTGGATCGCCCCGCGGGGTACTCGCGGTACAACGCCGGCGGCCTCATCAAGCCGGTGCACGACGCCGACGGCTTCGAGAGGCTGCGGCGCAACCCCGCCGAGCGTCCGGTGTTCCTGTGGCCGGTGGGCTCGCTGGCCGCCTCCACCGCCCGGCAGACCTTCGCGGCCAACCTGCTCGCCGCCGGCGGCATCCCGACCGTCACCGGCACCGCCGGATCCGGCCCCGAGCAGCTGTCCGACGAGCTGGCCAAGGCTGGCACCTCCGTGGTGTGCCTGGTCGGCAACGACAAGGGCTACTCCGCCGAGGGCGCCGACCTCGTCGCCCGGCTGCGCGACGGCGGCGCAACGCGCGTCGTCGTGGCCGGCAAGCCCGTGGCCGAGCTCGACGGGGTCGTCGACGACCACATGGCCGTCGGCGAGGACGTCCTTGAATTCCTGAACCGCACCCGCTCGGCACTACAGGAGAACCGATGAGCATCCAGAGCTTCGCCGACACGCCGTACGACGCGGCCCCCGCACGTCACGGCGAGCTGCGCCCGGCCGAGGGCAGCGAATGGGAGTCCCCCGAGGGCATCGCCATCAAGAACGTGTATTCGGAGGAGGACCTCGCCGGTCTCGACGGCCTGGACACCTACCCGGGTCTGGCGCCGTTCATCCGCGGCCCCTACCCCACCATGTACAACTCCCAGCCGTGGACCATCCGGCAGTACGCCGGCTTCTCCACCGCCGAGGAGTCGAACGCCTTTTACCGCAGGAATCTGGCCGCCGGCCAGAAGGGCCTGTCGGTGGCGTTCGACCTGGCCACGCACCGCGGCTACGACTCCGACAACCCGCGCGTGCTCGGTGACGTCGGCATGGCCGGCGTCGCCATCGACTCGATCTACGACATGCGCCAGCTGTTCGACGGGATCCCGCTCGACCAGATGTCGGTGTCGATGACGATGAACGGCGCGGTGCTGCCGATCCTCGCGCTGTACGTCGTGGCCGCCGAGGAGCAGGATGTCGCCCCCGAGCAGCTCACGGGCACCATCCAGAACGACATCCTCAAAGAGTTCATGGTGCGTAACACCTACATCTACCCGCCGCAGCCGTCGATGCGCATCATCAGCGACATCTTCGCCTACACGGCGGCGAAGATGCCGCGCTTCAACTCGATCTCCATCTCCGGCTACCACATCCAGGAAGCCGGTGCGACCGCCGACCTCGAGCTCGCGTACACGCTGGCCGACGGGCTCGAGTACCTGCGCGCCGGTATCGACGCGGGCCTGGACATCGACAAGTTCGCGCCGCGGCTGTCGTTCTTCTGGGCGATCGGCATGAACTACTTCATGGAGGTCGCGAAGATGCGGGCGGCCCGCGCGCTGTGGTCGCGGATCGTCGCGCAGTTCGAGCCCAAGAACGCCAAGTCGCAGTCGCTGCGCACCCACTCGCAGACCTCCGGCTGGTCGCTGACCGCGCAGGACGCCTTCAACAACGTCGCGCGCACCTGCATCGAGGCGATGGCGGCGGCCGCCGGCCACACGCAGTCGCTGCACACCAACGCGCTCGACGAGGCGCTCGCGCTGCCCACCGACTTCTCCGCCCGCATCGCGCGCAACACCCAGCTGCTGCTGCAGCAGGAGGGCGGCGCCGGCGACATCATCGACCCGTGGGGCGGCTCGTACTACGTCGAGCGGTTGACCCAGGAGCTCGCGGAGAAGGCCTGGGCGCACATCCAGGAGGTCGAGCAGGCCGGGGGCATGGCGAAGGCCATCGACGCCGGCATCCCGAAGCTGCGCATCGAGGAGGCGGCCGCACGCACCCAGGCGCGGATCGACTCCGGCAAGCAGGTCGTGGTCGGCATCAACACGTTCGTGCCGTCGAAGGACCAGGACGTCGAGGTCCTGAAGATCGACAACGCGAGCGTGCGCGCCCAGCAGATCGCCAAGCTCGAGCGGCTGCGCGCGGAGCGGGACGACGCCGAGGTGCAGCGCGCGCTCGAGGCACTCACCAAGGGCGCGAGTACCCAGGCCAAGTCCACCGACATGGACTCCAACCTGCTCGCCCTGGCCATCGACGCCGCCCGCGCGAAGGCGACGGTCGGCGAGATCAGCGACGCGCTGGAGAAGGTGTTCGGCCGGCACACCGCCGTCATCCGTACCATCTCCGGTGTGTACCGACAGGAATCCGCCGGCGCGAAGAACGTCGAGGCCGTGCTCGCGGCGACCGACAAGTTCGCCGACGAGGAAGGGCGCCGCCCGCGCATCCTCGTGGCCAAGATGGGCCAGGACGGCCACGACCGCGGCCAGAAGGTCATCGTGTCGGCCTTCGCCGACATGGGCTTCGACGTCGACGTCGGCCCCTTGTTCTCCACCCCCGAGGAGGTCGCCCGGCAGGCGATCGATGCCGACGTGCACATCGTCGGGGTGTCCTCCTTGGCCGCCGGTCACCTGACGCTGGTGCCGGCCCTTCGCGACGAGCTCGCGAAGCAGGGGCGGGAGGACATCATGATCGTGGTCGGCGGCGTGATCCCGCCCGCCGACGTACCCGAGCTGCTGCGGATGGGCGCGACGGCGGTCTACCCGCCCGGCACGGTCATCGCCGACAGCGCGCTGGACCTCGTCGCCGACCTGGCCCGCCGGCTGGGCCACGAAGCGGCCTGATGGCGCACTGGCGCACGGATCCCGAAGCGGTCGCCCAGGCAGTAGCCCTGGGCGACCGTTCGGCTATCGCGCAGGCCATCACCGCGATCGAGTCGTCCAATCCCCGGCATCGCCCGCTCGCCCGGCGCCTGCTGCAGGAGCTGCCGACGCCGGAGACGATGACCGTGCGCGTCGGCATCTCCGGCGTGCCGGGCGTCGGGAAGTCCACGTTCATCGAGAGCTTCGGCCGGATGCTCACCGGCATGGGGCACCGGGTCGGCGTCCTGGCGGTCGATCCGTCGAGCGTGCGGACCCATGGGTCGGTGCTCGGCGACAAGACGCGGATGCCCGAGCTGTCCGTGAATCCCGATGCGTTCGTGCGCCCGTCGCCGTCCTCGGGCACTCTCGGCGGCGTCGCCAAGTCGACCTCGCAGGCGATGCGGATCCTCGAGGCGGCCGGCTACGACGTCATCCTGGTCGAGACGGTCGGCGTCGGGCAGTCCGAGACGACCGTCGCCACCATGGTCGACACCTTCCTGTTCCTGGGGCTCGCCCGCACCGGCGACCAGCTGCAGGGCATCAAGAAGGGCGTCCTGGAGATCGCCGACATCGTCGCGATCAACAAGGCCGACGGCGAGCACGAGAAGGCCGCGCGGGCGGCCGCCCGCGAGCTGCAGGCCGCGTTGCGCATGGTGTACACCGGCCACGCGGGGTGGGTTCCGCCGGTGCTGACCTGCTCCGGCCTGACCGGGCTGCGCATCGACGACGTGTGGCAGACGATCGGCAAGCATCGCGACTATCTCGGCGAAGCCGGGCTGCTGGCCAAGCGCCGCGAGCAGGAGTGGGAGCTCACCTGGAAGCTGGTCCGCGCCGAGCTCGAGGACCGCCTGGCCCGCGACGGCGGCGTTCGCGCCATCCGCGACGACCTGCGCCGGCAGGTGTTCGGCGGCGACCTCGCCGCCGCCCAGGCCGCCGACGAGATCCTGCGCGTCTTCGACGCCCAGCCGCACGGACCCTCCGCCTGAGCCTCCGACCGCCGGGCGATGGCTCACATCGAGTCGACCCGCGCGGCACCCGCCGTCCCGCTAGGGTGGGCGCATGGCTTCAAAGACGACGGGAGACCTGTTCGAGGGCTACCGACGCGGTGGGCGCGATCAGGGCCAGGCGTGGGACGAGATGTTCGACGTCCACGGCAAGCCGCGGCCGGAGTACCGCGAGATCCTGGTCGCCCTCGACCAGATGACGCAGACCGAGTTCCGCGAGCGCACCGAGGCCCTGGC is a window encoding:
- a CDS encoding MDR family MFS transporter, with protein sequence MSARPASPGAPAPYKMSPEHRRVFGGLMLGMFVASVSQTIVGPAMPRIVAELGGMEHYSWVATAAMLVSAVTVPIVGKLSDLYGRRGFYLGGIAVFVIGTLVCGFAQSFWMLIAGRAIQGMGMGTLMPLSQTIIGDIIPARQRGKYQGLMGAVFGVTSVAGPLAGGVITDHLGWRYLFFTAVPIGLVALYILWRFLHLEHQRREAKIDVAGIVALTVGLTTLLAALSLGGTTYAWSSAQIVALVLVGVVAIVAFVLIERRAVEPVLPLRLFRSGIFTWSVVAAFAVSVAMFGAIMYIPVFAQGVLGVNATNSGLILMPLMVGFISLGIVTGMLITRTGRYKPFMVVGVVIMGVGYWLLTRLGYGSSTGALTGTMVVVGVGLGMCMQQYTLVVQNNADRADMGVATAATQFFRNVGSTVGIAIFGTAMTTGLGDAIVKYIPDEIAAKLPPGGGIDAGAVLDPAKLQELPAVVAEAVRQGLGDRLHIVFLLGLPTLAIALAATLLIKVTPLRDTLAPKNAEDSGHELLDAMSSSAAGVDDDLSGDADRRDDENRLARRA
- the meaB gene encoding methylmalonyl Co-A mutase-associated GTPase MeaB, which codes for MAHWRTDPEAVAQAVALGDRSAIAQAITAIESSNPRHRPLARRLLQELPTPETMTVRVGISGVPGVGKSTFIESFGRMLTGMGHRVGVLAVDPSSVRTHGSVLGDKTRMPELSVNPDAFVRPSPSSGTLGGVAKSTSQAMRILEAAGYDVILVETVGVGQSETTVATMVDTFLFLGLARTGDQLQGIKKGVLEIADIVAINKADGEHEKAARAAARELQAALRMVYTGHAGWVPPVLTCSGLTGLRIDDVWQTIGKHRDYLGEAGLLAKRREQEWELTWKLVRAELEDRLARDGGVRAIRDDLRRQVFGGDLAAAQAADEILRVFDAQPHGPSA
- a CDS encoding methylmalonyl-CoA mutase family protein, whose protein sequence is MADDSVEHLSLRGDAAATEQQWQDAVAAVLRKSGRLGADDDAALAPGKLTKRTTDGIAIAPLAGTDVAAALAGTPTGSDAVRGRPQPAREVGDVPTWDLRAFVVDANDSVTAELEGGASSVWICTRPGAVADLRKALEGVLLDVAPIVLDSADPLADGGTLVELATTGLHPATNLGVDPAGERLLTGTAAPADLAAVAAFARDNGIRGFVVDAAIVHDAGAGEVLELAYAAAAGLDLLRALDAAGVPAAEAMPLIEFRYSATDQQFTTIAKLRAARAVWARICQVLGVADDVQRQHAVTSGRMMTQFDPFTNLLRTTIATFAAAVGGADAITVQPYDSALGSSDEFGRRMARNISNLLVHESHVGQVTDPAGGAGSMEKLTDDLARTAWAKLNEIEQTGFSSYVESGLAGDLEAAIDRRTRAIATRKQPITGVSEFPQYAEQPLDRPAGYSRYNAGGLIKPVHDADGFERLRRNPAERPVFLWPVGSLAASTARQTFAANLLAAGGIPTVTGTAGSGPEQLSDELAKAGTSVVCLVGNDKGYSAEGADLVARLRDGGATRVVVAGKPVAELDGVVDDHMAVGEDVLEFLNRTRSALQENR
- a CDS encoding MFS transporter encodes the protein MSTPAPRWSAWRVVIWFGIVSLAADMVYEGARSMYGPLLGALGASATVVGLVTGAGEAMALVLRLVFGPLADRTGAYWSLTILGYGLTAVCVPLLAVAPRLGAAGLVVAAVLILAERAGKAVRSPSKSALLAHAAGAVGRGKGFGIHKALDQTGAFAGPLLVAAVIAGAGTIWPGLAVLAIPGAVAMVVLLVVRRAVPDPSVYDPEPVAAPPSAAAAGGLRGWVGSAVGAGLPREFFRFAVAASICTGGLVTFGIIGYHLTRSGLLGVAGVPVVYAGAMLVEAFAALAVGMVYDRLGGGVLVIVPVLVAAVPLLALSRLAWLALCGVAAWALATAVLDSTVKALVAELVDAPRRATAYGVFAGIQGAFAVLGGLLAGWLYDRSITALVVTVAATQLVALTLLLRTARIGSREKIPASQ
- the scpA gene encoding methylmalonyl-CoA mutase, which produces MSIQSFADTPYDAAPARHGELRPAEGSEWESPEGIAIKNVYSEEDLAGLDGLDTYPGLAPFIRGPYPTMYNSQPWTIRQYAGFSTAEESNAFYRRNLAAGQKGLSVAFDLATHRGYDSDNPRVLGDVGMAGVAIDSIYDMRQLFDGIPLDQMSVSMTMNGAVLPILALYVVAAEEQDVAPEQLTGTIQNDILKEFMVRNTYIYPPQPSMRIISDIFAYTAAKMPRFNSISISGYHIQEAGATADLELAYTLADGLEYLRAGIDAGLDIDKFAPRLSFFWAIGMNYFMEVAKMRAARALWSRIVAQFEPKNAKSQSLRTHSQTSGWSLTAQDAFNNVARTCIEAMAAAAGHTQSLHTNALDEALALPTDFSARIARNTQLLLQQEGGAGDIIDPWGGSYYVERLTQELAEKAWAHIQEVEQAGGMAKAIDAGIPKLRIEEAAARTQARIDSGKQVVVGINTFVPSKDQDVEVLKIDNASVRAQQIAKLERLRAERDDAEVQRALEALTKGASTQAKSTDMDSNLLALAIDAARAKATVGEISDALEKVFGRHTAVIRTISGVYRQESAGAKNVEAVLAATDKFADEEGRRPRILVAKMGQDGHDRGQKVIVSAFADMGFDVDVGPLFSTPEEVARQAIDADVHIVGVSSLAAGHLTLVPALRDELAKQGREDIMIVVGGVIPPADVPELLRMGATAVYPPGTVIADSALDLVADLARRLGHEAA
- a CDS encoding TetR/AcrR family transcriptional regulator; the protein is MDHTEEGSLRARKKRQTRTAIHRAALELAIAHTPERVTIDDIAARAGVSSRTFFNYFQSKDEAFVGLTGDSSGSLAAAIAARPAEEDLLSVLEVVIRDLLQVIVDDVESWKLRRMAAEVAPSLGNAMSGATARLERAIVDAAVAREGSSDVAVVVTAYAALAAMRSAFRMHVDACLRGDLIARLDASFAQLRAGFPARVAAGR